One Camelina sativa cultivar DH55 chromosome 3, Cs, whole genome shotgun sequence genomic window carries:
- the LOC104777611 gene encoding outer envelope pore protein 24A, chloroplastic isoform X1 translates to MTMNASFKGKFDVDKSGGTASLAFNAGNVKLRATMTDAALVAGPSLNGLSLAVEKPGFFIIDYNVPKKDVRFQFMNTIRIAEKPLNLTYIHMRGDNRTIVDGSLVVDPANKLSANYTVGTKNCKLKYTYVHGGMATFEPCYDLSKNIWDFAVSRKLYGGDNLKATYQTSSKMLGLEWSRNSKTTGSFKVCASMNLAEELKTPKLTAETTWNLEI, encoded by the exons ATGACGATGAATGCTTCTTTCAAGGGAAAGTTCGATGTTGACAAGAGCGGTGGCACTGCTTCGCTTGCCTTCAACGCCGGCAATGTTAAGCTACGCGCCACCATGACTGATGCTGCTCTCGTCGCCGGCCCTAGCTTGAACGGTCTCTCTCTGGCCGTTGAGAAGCCTGGCTTCTTCATCATCGACTACAACGTCCCTAAAAAG GATGTTAGGTTTCAGTTCATGAACACTATCAGAATTGCAGAGAAGCCTTTGAATCTGACTTACATTCATATGAGAGGAGATAACCGGACAATTGTTGATGGAAGCCTTGTGGTTGATCCTGCAAACAAGTTGTCTGCTAATTACACGGTGGGTACAAAGAACTGTAAGCTCAAGTACACTTATGTTCATGGTGGGATGGCTACATTTGAGCCTTGTTATGACTTGTCTAAGAATATTTGGGACTTTGCGGTTTCTCGTAAACTTTATGGTGGTGATAATCTCAAGGCAACTTATCAGACTTCTAGTAAGATGCTTGGTTTGGAATGGTCGAGGAACTCCAAAACGACTGGATCTTTCAAG GTATGTGCCTCAATGAATCTAGCCGAGGAATTGAAGACGCCAAAACTGACCGCAGAAACGACATGGAACCTGGAAATTTAG
- the LOC104777611 gene encoding outer envelope pore protein 24A, chloroplastic isoform X2, whose amino-acid sequence MTMNASFKGKFDVDKSGGTASLAFNAGNVKLRATMTDAALVAGPSLNGLSLAVEKPGFFIIDYNVPKKDVRFQFMNTIRIAEKPLNLTYIHMRGDNRTIVDGSLVVDPANKLSANYTVGTKNCKLKYTYVHGGMATFEPCYDLSKNIWDFAVSRKLYGGDNLKATYQTSSKMLGLEWSRNSKTTGSFKNICWCRAS is encoded by the exons ATGACGATGAATGCTTCTTTCAAGGGAAAGTTCGATGTTGACAAGAGCGGTGGCACTGCTTCGCTTGCCTTCAACGCCGGCAATGTTAAGCTACGCGCCACCATGACTGATGCTGCTCTCGTCGCCGGCCCTAGCTTGAACGGTCTCTCTCTGGCCGTTGAGAAGCCTGGCTTCTTCATCATCGACTACAACGTCCCTAAAAAG GATGTTAGGTTTCAGTTCATGAACACTATCAGAATTGCAGAGAAGCCTTTGAATCTGACTTACATTCATATGAGAGGAGATAACCGGACAATTGTTGATGGAAGCCTTGTGGTTGATCCTGCAAACAAGTTGTCTGCTAATTACACGGTGGGTACAAAGAACTGTAAGCTCAAGTACACTTATGTTCATGGTGGGATGGCTACATTTGAGCCTTGTTATGACTTGTCTAAGAATATTTGGGACTTTGCGGTTTCTCGTAAACTTTATGGTGGTGATAATCTCAAGGCAACTTATCAGACTTCTAGTAAGATGCTTGGTTTGGAATGGTCGAGGAACTCCAAAACGACTGGATCTTTCAAG AACATCTGTTGGTGCCGAGCATCGTGA
- the LOC104777612 gene encoding probable E3 ubiquitin-protein ligase RHG1A — MQGERASLGSLAEALNFEHGSTSSNAVIDQPIRWDNNIHSYGDNGLQDYMISAAADTNPTFANSVYHEQGGLHRFNIGEASSSGTKNETTSHTQQWNGIGRFEEQRNGKLELNPLFAQPSNGNRVVRHVNLNAEYNEHLDDVNPVTGHPALFEANGLRSRFIPEDSVRDGRRVSCKRKALDASIGQSSSSGGFREVQRGESSSWISPSAYYSPAMTTNDLNLSLDRRRGLVVSNAVSNVSAPAITESSSRNYSVRVNPTDQQDTVSPSVFAAGSVIRRLAAPSLNSQGFPPADQQLIDLRYGHALGNFASQNPNAPATHMSPVFNLNASPVAAAVPSSSATPVERNVLHRDETRQINNSLQIPLFVPAPELRHVANGHISNNASSARHAVSSSSRTNVQQWQFPSPSPSLSNPAWNPYPSNNSPHNQGSLSEHLRRSLLSSLATTNQRAAARSLVPPASPPVEHVVQSGGENTSQVRTRASSRTSLRQRPHATTALRGRSRTASSEMRNVLEQMRRGGNLRLEDVMLQSMVRSVADLHDRHRDMRLDVDNMTYEELLSLEERIGDVCTGLNEETISNRLKKQKYNSSTGAPQEVEPCCVCQEEYNEGEELGILECGHNFHGQCIKEWLKLKNLCPICKTTGLNTANKRRRQ, encoded by the exons ATGCAGGGAGAGAGGGCTAGTCTGGGTTCTTTAGCAGAGGCTTTGAACTTTGAGCATGGATCTACATCTAGTAACGCTGTGATAGATCAGCCTATTCGTTGGGATAATAATATTCACAGTTATGGTGATAATGGATTGCAGGATTACATGATTTCAGCTGCTGCTGATACAAATCCTACTTTTGCAAACTCAGTTTATCATGAGCAAGGCGGCTTACACAGGTTTAACATTGGCGAGGCTAGCTCTAGTGGTACGAAGAACGAAACCACTAGCCACACTCAACAATGGAATGGAATTGGACGTTTTGAGGAACAGAGAAATGGCAAGCTTGAGTTGAACCCTTTGTTTGCGCAACCATCTAATGGAAACCGTGTTGTTCGCCATGTCAATCTGAATGCAGAATATAATGAGCATCTTGATGATGTGAATCCGGTCACAGGTCATCCTGCTCTTTTTGAGGCTAATGGACTCAGGTCTAGGTTTATACCAGAGGACAGTGTTAGAGATGGGCGTCGCGTATCCTGTAAAAGAAAAGCTCTTGATGCAAGCATTGGTCAGTCCTCTTCAAGCGGAGGTTTCCGTGAGGTTCAGCGTGGAGAAAGCAGTTCTTGGATCTCACCTTCTGCGTATTATAGTCCAGCAATGACAACAAATGATTTAAACCTATCTCTTGATCGTCGAAGGGGTTTGGTGGTATCTAATGCTGTTTCAAATGTATCTGCTCCTGCTATCACAGAGAGCTCTAGTAGAAATTACTCTGTCAGGGTTAATCCAACTGATCAACAAGACACCGTAAGCCCATCTGTCTTTGCTGCAGGAAGTGTCATCAGACGACTTGCTGCTCCATCCTTGAACTCACAAGGGTTTCCACCAGCAGATCAACAACTGATCGACTTGAGATATGGACATGCTTTAGGCAATTTTGCTTCTCAGAATCCAAATGCACCTGCTACTCACATGTCTCCTGTATTTAACTTGAACGCAAGCCCAGTAGCAGCGGCTGTACCGTCGAGTTCTGCTACTCCTGTTGAGAGAAATGTTTTGCATCGAGATGAAACGAGACAGATAAATAATAGTCTACAGATTCCTTTGTTTGTACCTGCTCCTGAACTGAGACATGTAGCCAATGGTCATATCAGCAATAATGCAAGTAGTGCTAGACATGCTGTATCTTCTTCATCCAGGACAAATGTTCAGCAGTGGCAGTTTCCGTCTCCGTCGCCGTCGCTATCTAATCCAGCATGGAATCCTTACCCGAGTAATAACTCGCCACATAATCAAGGAAGTTTATCTGAACACTTGCGTAGGTCATTGCTTTCTTCCCTTGCTACAACAAACCAGAGAGCTGCTGCTCGTTCCTTGGTCCCTCCTGCCTCTCCTCCGGTTGAGCATGTGGTTCAGTCTGGTGGTGAAAACACCTCTCAGGTGCGTACTCGGGCTTCCTCGAGAACAAGTCTAAGACAACGGCCACATGCAACAACTGCTTTGCGAGGCAGAAGCAGAACGGCGTCATCCGAG ATGCGTAATGTCTTGGAGCAGATGCGTAGAGGAGGGAACTTGCGTTTGGAG GATGTTATGCTTCAGTCGATGGTGCGAAGTGTGGCAGATCTTCATGACCGACATAGAGACATGCGACTTGATGTTGACAACATGACATATGAG GAGTTGTTGTCTCTAGAAGAGCGGATTGGCGACGTTTGTACCGGTTTGAATGAGGAAACCATATCAAACAGATTGAAGAAGCAAAAGTACAATAGTAGTACCGGAGCTCCACAAGAAGTAGAACCATGCTGTGTTTGTCAG GAGGAATACAATGAAGGAGAAGAATTAGGAATATTGGAATGCGGGCACAACTTCCATGGCCAATGCATCAAAGAATGGCTGAAGCTGAAGAATCTTTGCCCAATTTGCAAAACAACAGGATTAAACACTGCAAATAAGCGAAGAAGACAATGA